One window of the Aptenodytes patagonicus chromosome 5, bAptPat1.pri.cur, whole genome shotgun sequence genome contains the following:
- the GPR88 gene encoding G protein-coupled receptor 88, producing MPNASSWSASSPLLLLWEDSSGTRIFLSLLYAVLAISGTLSNVMVIYLVFSFKKLQTTSNAFIVNGCAADLSVCALWMPQEAVLGLLPPNSSSLRSAEYRLLRGGLLSLGLTVSLASHLLVAFNRYVLITKLPSVYQALYQRRHTGCMIGLSWALALLLVPLLPGLWTPRSAQQPPPRQTDGSSRYTALLLALAVLGQTALLLHCYLGIVRRVRGSAKRVSVLNFHLLHQLPFPAAPPPPRRAQRRLSSVSVLLLCCVFLLGTQPLVWVSLLGFFLRPAPPALQAASWLLLCSLSALNPLLYTWRSEEFRRAARSVLPRGEGPAAVPRPAAAAGPAAAAPPCPQLPRRRGTAGSVSAAAAPR from the coding sequence ATGCCCAACGCCTCTTCCTGGAGTGCTAGCtcgcctctgctgctgctctgggaggaCTCCTCCGGGACCCGCATCTTCCTGTCGCTGCTCTACGCAGTCTTAGCTATCTCAGGGACTTTATCCAATGTAATGGTCATCTATTTAGTCTTCTCCTTCAAGAAGCTGCAGACAACCAGTAACGCCTTCATTGTGAACGGCTGTGCGGCAGACCTAAGCGTGTGTGCCCTGTGGATGCCccaggaggctgtgctggggctgctgcctcccaACTCCTCCTCCCTTCGCTCGGCAGAGTACCGGCTGCTCCGAGGGGGGCTCCTCAGCCTCGGCCTCACCGTCTCCCTGGCCTCTCACCTGCTGGTGGCCTTCAACAGGTACGTGCTTATCACCAAGCTGCCCAGCGTGTACCAGGCCCTCTACCAGCGGAGGCACACGGGCTGCATGATCGGGCTCTCCTGGGCCCTCGCCCTGCTCCTGGTCCCgctgctgcctgggctctggaCCCCGCGCTCTGCCCAGCAGCCGCCCCCGCGGCAGACGGACGGCAGCTCTCGCTACACCGCCCTGCTCCTCGCCCTGGCCGTGCTGGGCCAGACCGCACTGCTGCTCCACTGCTACCTCGGCATCGTGCGGCGAGTGCGGGGCAGCGCCAAGCGGGTCAGCGTCCTCAACTTCCACCTCCTCCACCAGCTGCCtttccccgccgccccgccgccgccccgccgcgcccagCGCCGCCTCAGCAGCGTCTCCGTCCTTCTGCTCTGCTGCGTCTTCCTCCTGGGCACCCAGCCCCTGGTGTGGGTGAGCCTCCTGGGCTTCTTCCTgcggccggcgccgccggcgCTGCAGGCCgccagctggctgctgctctgctccctctcgGCCCTCAACCCGCTGCTCTACACGTGGCGCAGCGAGGAGTTCCGCCGGGCGGCCCGCTCCGTCCTGCCCCGCGGCGAGGgccccgccgccgtcccgcgccccgccgcggccgccggccccgccgccgccgcaccccCCTGCCCGCAGCTGCCGCGGCGCCGGGGGACGGCGGGCAgcgtcagcgccgccgccgcgccgcgctga